One Kitasatospora sp. NBC_01287 DNA window includes the following coding sequences:
- a CDS encoding DinB family protein translates to MTSDNRTGPPHFGTEREMLRTFLDFHRETLAMKCAGLSDEQLREQSMPPSTLSLLGLVRHLAEVERTWFRRVFEDHDAPLVWSDKIDFQAAYDASGSTRAEAFGAWEAEVANSRRIEQQAQSLDLAGYQPRWEEEVSLRMVMVHVLLEYGRHNGHADLLREAVDGTVGA, encoded by the coding sequence GTGACCAGCGACAACCGGACCGGCCCGCCGCACTTCGGCACCGAGCGCGAGATGCTCCGGACCTTCCTCGACTTCCACCGCGAGACCCTGGCCATGAAGTGCGCGGGGCTGAGCGACGAGCAGCTGCGGGAGCAGTCGATGCCGCCCTCCACGCTCTCGCTGCTGGGCCTGGTGCGCCACCTCGCGGAGGTCGAACGAACCTGGTTCCGGCGGGTGTTCGAGGACCATGACGCGCCGCTGGTCTGGTCCGACAAGATCGACTTCCAGGCGGCGTACGACGCGAGCGGGTCGACCAGGGCCGAGGCCTTCGGCGCCTGGGAGGCGGAGGTGGCCAACTCGCGCCGGATCGAGCAGCAGGCGCAGTCGCTGGACCTGGCCGGATACCAGCCGCGCTGGGAGGAGGAGGTGTCGTTGCGGATGGTGATGGTCCACGTACTCCTGGAGTACGGACGGCACAACGGGCACGCGGACCTCCTCCGCGAGGCCGTCGACGGCACGGTCGGTGCCTGA
- a CDS encoding MarR family winged helix-turn-helix transcriptional regulator, which translates to MTNHDTDPGPDRPEPDLSEPDRPEPDLSAAGTLDPATVARLRLVVARLYRQLAQASSGQDLTFAQLSALARIEEHGPVRLGELAALERVAAPSMTRTVTPLVTAGLAARLPDPRDGRSFLVEPTPTGRALLARIRRQRSELLTRRIGALGAADREALGAAVPVLERLLADGD; encoded by the coding sequence ATGACAAACCACGACACCGACCCGGGCCCCGACCGCCCCGAGCCCGACCTGTCCGAGCCCGACCGCCCCGAGCCCGACCTGTCGGCCGCGGGCACCCTCGACCCCGCCACCGTCGCACGGCTGCGGCTGGTGGTGGCCCGGCTCTACCGGCAACTCGCCCAGGCCTCCAGCGGCCAGGACCTCACCTTCGCCCAACTCTCGGCGCTCGCCAGGATCGAGGAGCACGGGCCGGTCCGACTGGGCGAACTCGCGGCCCTGGAGCGGGTCGCCGCCCCATCGATGACCCGCACCGTCACCCCCCTGGTGACCGCCGGCCTGGCCGCCCGGCTCCCGGACCCGCGCGACGGCCGCTCCTTCCTGGTCGAGCCCACCCCCACCGGCCGCGCGCTGCTGGCCCGGATCCGCCGGCAGCGCTCCGAACTGCTCACCCGGCGGATCGGCGCGCTCGGCGCGGCGGACCGCGAAGCCCTCGGCGCCGCCGTCCCCGTGCTGGAGCGCCTGCTCGCCGACGGCGACTGA
- a CDS encoding MFS transporter, giving the protein MDTGHPRYKWVALSNTTLGMLIATINSSIVLISLPAIFNGIRLDPLQPSNVSYLLWMLMGYMLVTAVLVVALGRLGDIWGRVRIYNAGFLVFTVVSVILSLDPLHGAGGALWLIGWRVAQAVGGAMLMANAAAIITDAFPARQRGMALGVNMVAAIAGSFIGLVLGGLLAEWNWRSIFWVNVPIGLIGTLWAYRSLRETGVRRPGRIDWWGNISFAVGLTALLAAITYGIQPYGGHTMGWTNPWVVAGLIGGSIVLALFCLIETRVAEPMFPLRLFRDVVFAGGNAATLLGSIARGGLQFMLIIWLQGIWLPLHGYEYADTPLWAGIYLVPLTIGFLAAGPVSGHLSDRYGARLFAAGGLVVMALSFAGLLLLPTDFGYPWFAALVFLNGLGGGLFAAPNTSLVMSSVPAADRGAASGMRATFQNAGMVLSIGVFFSLMVAGLAGSLPHTLDAGLTAQGVPPADAHAIAALPPVGTLFAAFLGYNPVQQLLGPHVLSQLPAANAQTLTGRQFFPHLISGPFHDGLVVVFSLAIAMSLVAAAASLPRGRRRAGTPGTPGTPGGTSNAGTPTEDPK; this is encoded by the coding sequence ATGGACACCGGGCACCCGCGCTACAAGTGGGTGGCGCTCTCGAACACCACGCTCGGCATGCTGATCGCGACGATCAACTCCTCGATCGTGCTGATCTCGCTGCCCGCCATCTTCAACGGGATCCGGCTCGATCCGCTGCAGCCGTCCAACGTCAGCTACCTGCTCTGGATGCTGATGGGCTACATGCTGGTGACCGCCGTACTGGTGGTGGCGCTCGGGCGGCTGGGCGACATCTGGGGCCGGGTGCGGATCTACAACGCCGGCTTCCTGGTCTTCACGGTCGTCTCGGTGATCCTCTCGCTGGATCCGCTGCACGGGGCCGGCGGCGCGCTCTGGCTGATCGGCTGGCGGGTGGCACAGGCGGTCGGCGGCGCGATGCTGATGGCCAACGCGGCGGCGATCATCACCGACGCCTTCCCCGCCAGGCAGCGCGGCATGGCGCTGGGCGTCAACATGGTGGCCGCGATCGCCGGTTCGTTCATCGGCCTGGTGCTCGGCGGCCTGCTGGCCGAGTGGAACTGGCGGTCCATCTTCTGGGTGAACGTGCCGATCGGCCTGATCGGCACCCTCTGGGCCTACCGCTCGCTGCGCGAGACCGGCGTGCGCCGACCCGGGCGGATCGACTGGTGGGGCAACATCAGCTTCGCGGTGGGCCTCACCGCGCTGCTGGCCGCGATCACGTACGGCATCCAGCCCTACGGCGGCCACACCATGGGCTGGACCAACCCGTGGGTGGTGGCCGGGCTGATCGGCGGCAGCATCGTGCTGGCCCTCTTCTGCCTGATCGAGACGAGGGTCGCGGAGCCGATGTTCCCGCTGCGGCTCTTCCGGGACGTGGTCTTCGCCGGCGGCAACGCGGCCACCCTGCTCGGCTCGATCGCGCGCGGCGGGCTGCAGTTCATGCTGATCATCTGGCTGCAGGGCATCTGGCTGCCGCTGCACGGCTACGAGTACGCCGACACCCCGCTCTGGGCCGGGATCTACCTGGTCCCGCTGACCATCGGCTTTCTGGCCGCCGGGCCGGTCTCCGGGCACCTCTCCGACCGCTACGGCGCCCGGCTCTTCGCGGCCGGCGGCCTGGTGGTGATGGCGCTCTCCTTCGCCGGACTGCTCCTGCTGCCCACCGACTTCGGCTACCCGTGGTTCGCCGCGCTGGTCTTCCTCAACGGCCTCGGCGGCGGTCTCTTCGCGGCGCCCAACACCTCCCTGGTGATGTCCAGTGTCCCGGCGGCCGACCGGGGCGCCGCCTCCGGCATGCGGGCCACCTTCCAGAACGCCGGGATGGTGCTGTCGATCGGCGTCTTCTTCTCGCTGATGGTCGCCGGGCTGGCCGGCTCGCTGCCGCACACCCTGGACGCCGGGCTCACCGCGCAGGGCGTGCCGCCGGCCGACGCGCACGCGATCGCCGCGCTGCCGCCGGTGGGCACCCTCTTCGCCGCCTTCCTCGGCTACAACCCGGTGCAGCAGTTGCTCGGTCCGCACGTGCTGAGCCAGTTGCCGGCCGCCAACGCGCAGACCCTGACCGGGCGCCAGTTCTTTCCCCACCTGATCTCCGGGCCGTTCCACGACGGGCTGGTGGTGGTCTTCTCCCTCGCCATCGCCATGTCGCTGGTCGCGGCGGCCGCCTCACTGCCCCGCGGACGGCGGCGCGCGGGTACGCCGGGCACGCCGGGCACGCCGGGCGGCACGTCGAACGCGGGCACGCCGACCGAGGACCCGAAATGA
- a CDS encoding DinB family protein — protein MTGTDFKDDLRVFLQDARDCLLWKLDGLSEYDVRRPMTPTGTNLLGLVKHLAGAEAVYFGAAFGRPVDGPGLWITGEAEPNADLWARPDETRAEIIGCYRRVCAHSDETIRSLELDAVGRVPWGQRGEVTLHRSLVHMIAETDRHVGHADIVRELIDGARGMRIGSDNLAPGEAAWWAAHRERVEQAAKEAGEVGA, from the coding sequence TGACGGGAACCGACTTCAAGGACGACCTGCGCGTCTTCCTGCAGGACGCGCGCGACTGCCTGCTGTGGAAACTTGACGGGCTGTCGGAATACGACGTGCGCCGTCCCATGACGCCGACCGGCACCAATCTGCTGGGCCTGGTCAAGCATCTGGCCGGGGCCGAGGCGGTGTACTTCGGTGCGGCGTTCGGGCGGCCGGTCGACGGTCCCGGGCTCTGGATCACGGGTGAGGCCGAGCCGAACGCCGATCTGTGGGCGCGGCCCGACGAGACGCGTGCGGAGATCATCGGGTGCTACCGCCGGGTCTGCGCCCACTCGGACGAGACGATCCGGTCGCTGGAGCTCGACGCGGTCGGCCGGGTGCCCTGGGGGCAACGCGGTGAGGTGACGCTCCACCGGAGCCTGGTCCACATGATCGCCGAGACCGACCGGCACGTCGGGCACGCCGACATCGTCCGCGAACTCATCGACGGGGCACGGGGGATGCGCATCGGGAGCGACAACCTGGCGCCCGGAGAGGCGGCCTGGTGGGCCGCGCACCGGGAGCGGGTGGAGCAGGCGGCGAAGGAGGCCGGCGAGGTCGGGGCCTGA